The Carassius gibelio isolate Cgi1373 ecotype wild population from Czech Republic chromosome A8, carGib1.2-hapl.c, whole genome shotgun sequence genome contains the following window.
GTATGTTCTGTCTGAAGACGCTCTCCAAGACCTACGAACTCAGTGCGTCTGACACCAAACAGAGGCAGGAGTGGACTACAGGTCTGCATGCAAAATGATTTGGCTTTTTGATAAATCCTCAGGTATTCTGTTTTTCACCTCAGATGTGGCTGTGTAAATAGTGAGGAGAGTTTGAAGAAACCTATTTCCCTGTCTAGTTTCCCTTTCTTCAAGAGACACCTTGTTCATCAGGCCACTTTACATTTTACAGTTGGCCATTGTTATTGTGTAACCTtttcaatgtattgtttttttttaaataatgcgtCACTGTCACTGTGGTTTGGAAGCAGCTTTGTTAGTGGAAACCTGTGACATTTCGAAGGTTGACTTTTTACCCACTGGGTGTTTCGTGAGACTTTCTAAAATGAAACTGCACAGGGGAACTCTTGAACTTACCTAGGTCACTTACACCTGGGGGATGATAAAACCGGTGAAAAAAATCCCATAAATTTTAGACTAAAATTATCAGAGAGGccccccttttttctttttttttttctttttttttgagccaGTAAGCAATCACCTAGAAACCACCCACAACACTAAGCTTCGCAGCTTCGTAGCAAAATGCTAACACATCTTAGAAGACTCTTAACTCCcgtattaaattttattttacaaaagtacacaatgcatttgcatttatagTATTCCTTTTTTTTCCCCACCAGCTATCCAGACAGCCATCCGGCTGTATGTGGAGGGTAAAACTTCTCTTCATAAGGACCTAAAGCTGAAACGGCGTGAGCAGCGGgaacagagagagaagaggagggaGGCGAAGGAGCAGGAGCTTCAGCGCTTCCGGGCCCTGCAGGAGGAGAGGGAGCGGAAGATGGCAGAACTGGAGCTGCTGAAGGAGGCGCAGAGGCAGGCGCAGACACTGCTGGAGCAGGACGAACAGCGCAGACGACAGCAGCATGAACAGCTCCAGCAGGCCCTGGAGATTCAGCTCAAAGAGGCGGAAGAggttatctatctgtctatctgtctgtctatctatttatctatctatctaactgtctttttaaaaattttaactttttttttaaactttctacaAAGGCTTTTTCATGTCATTTGTTTTGAATTCTTTTTATTCGAATATTGGTTCAGCATATTTCTGCTTtcttgcatttaatttaaattcagttaaaattcAGAAACTAAATTGGAATTTAAAATGATTCTGAACTCATTTCTAATAGATGGATCATCATCATGAAGTCAATGAGAGGTTTATTTGAGCACTGTTTGGTTGTGTGCAGGCGCGGGCGAGCATGCAGGCTGAGATGGCACTGAAAGAGGCCGAGGCGGAGAGACAGAGAACACGAATTAAAGAACTGGAGGCCATGCAGCAGCGACTAGAGGAGGCGTTACAACAGGAAATCAAAGCCAGGCAGGATGAAGAGGCCTTCCGCTACGCACAGGCTCGGTgagcagcagcacacaaacacatctaCAGACTGTTTGGTTCCCTCTTTGCATTTTCTATTAAATGTGCTGCGTTTTGTCTCCCAATACAAGGTGCTAATACTCATTAGTACTATTCATTGaggaaatataatgttttaaaagctCTCCCCTGTAAAATTGCATGGGGTTATTCAGGAATTAATCAAGAGGAAGTTACCAGAGGAAGTAACAGACAGAAGAGGCTCTTTTAACATAAAACTTTGTCCAGAGaaatgaatatatacataataatgaataatgagtatatacaaataaattctgtttttagTTCAGTAAATACAATGCAACTCTACTtctgttaaaataaaatctatttaccATACAATACACGCATGAAAAATGCCATTGTAAACaataaaactgtttaaatattaatatacagttGAGTGCACATTGAATCGGAAACCACACTGAACATGCAGAGTTCGGATTTTACAAATGTGTGCTCTGGATCATTCTTAAATATTGCTGGATTACATAAATCATGGAAATTCatgttctttttcaaataaacattttactcCAATTACTATGCTAATAAAACGTGCATTATTTGAAGGTACAGTGCTATTTTAACCTGTTGTGCTTGATCGCTCACCGCCTCATTGTTACAGGCTACTGgctgaggaagaggagaagaTGAAGGCCCTCATGTCTCTCCGTGAGGAGCAGGAGGAATATATCCAGCGTGCCCAGCGTGAGAAACAAGAGCTCAAACAGGAAATGGAAAGCAAGTCTCGAGCTCTGGATGAAGCACAGAAGCAGCTGGAGGAGGTCAGGGCCAATCGGCACCGAGTGGACCAGGATGTGGTGGTGAGTTTTTATATGGTGTTTTgatcttaacatttttttttatttagttgtcaTTTATAATGCAAAACCTACATGAACATTTcaagttgttggtttttttttttttttaagaaaatacttttgaaatacttctattcagcaaggatgcatttaattgatcaaatgtgacagtaaatacttttttttgtaatctattacaaataaatactttatattcatcaaaaaatcatgAACAAAATTCACAGAATATAGAGCAGCATGATTGTTTTTGCCactaataacaagaaatgtttcttgtgcactaaatattagattattaaaattcagctttgccataaaaGGAATAATTTCATGagtaaattgtaatgatatttcacaatatttctttttttagctaATTTTAGTAAGCATAAGAGATTTgttagaaattttttttaaatgacaatcaaATCATCAGCTTATCTAGGTTactatgattgattgattgagaacTGATTAAATCTGTATTGTTGTTTTATGACAGGCTGCTCAGAGGAAGCTGCGTCAGGCCAGCACAAATGTTAAACACTGGAACGTTCAGATGAACAGATTAATGCATCCTATTGGACCAGGAGGTATGCATATTAACTCGGTTAACACAATCCAGTTCACACTGTTTATCTTTAACATGACTATAACCTCATCAGCTTTTATATGCGTCATGGTTTGCATTTGTCTGATAATGAgaagattcatttaaaatgttatatatagaaCCAAGGTCTTTGGTTTA
Protein-coding sequences here:
- the LOC128018864 gene encoding differentially expressed in FDCP 6 homolog isoform X2, which encodes MPYLNKYILDKVVEGTFVKENVDELCWTLTAKKNYRPEGKSVLPGKDAFRLWCLFIFLSEDRYPLVMIPDEVEYLMKKLCMAMSVEMNCVELEDFISQDSVQQNGFTVWAFLEMMNSGKLTRGIAKETISMAIEEVYREIVGDVLKEGYLWKKGQLRRNWTERWFTLRPSTLIYFTSEDRKDRKGNIQLDGNCCVEVLPDRDGKRCMFCLKTLSKTYELSASDTKQRQEWTTAIQTAIRLYVEGKTSLHKDLKLKRREQREQREKRREAKEQELQRFRALQEERERKMAELELLKEAQRQAQTLLEQDEQRRRQQHEQLQQALEIQLKEAEEARASMQAEMALKEAEAERQRTRIKELEAMQQRLEEALQQEIKARQDEEAFRYAQARLLAEEEEKMKALMSLREEQEEYIQRAQREKQELKQEMESKSRALDEAQKQLEEVRANRHRVDQDVVAAQRKLRQASTNVKHWNVQMNRLMHPIGPGEKRASGGGSFSSFRIPSQKDPGLRLKQKSDEQDEESKENMESRGGCASDKRLSTNGDMEIP